The Crassostrea angulata isolate pt1a10 chromosome 1, ASM2561291v2, whole genome shotgun sequence nucleotide sequence tctgtatattctatacatgtattatcattagcATTATGCCATTTTCAAAGAATGGAAGTCTACCTGATTTCTCAAATTCCTCCCTACTTTTCTGTGAGGGAGAATTTCAGAAATGAAGTCTTCCTAAACTAAGTTTGCTCTAGGTAAATTGGTCCCTGTTAACACTACCACTGAAATTTCTCTGTTATCTTAAGAAATTGAAGCCTCTGTGATATTGCCTAATAGCAGGAATAAAGGACAATTGTATTGTTTGAGAATTTTATGATGACTAATTTACTTTTGCTTGATTTCTGTCCTCAAGGCACTGgagattaaaaagaaaacacccCAAATGAATGCTTTacttgataaatttttatatggcaAATTCAACTAGTGAAATGCCATAGAAATTCCCCTATTTCAGTTCAGACTTGTGTTGTTATGTGGAGGGGAAAGATGGGCTGCAAAATGAAGCAGGGGCACAAACCATTTGTCATGTTTGTTCAATTGCAAAAACTCAACCTTTGATAAGGAAACAGAAACAGctaaaaagaacaaattaaaacaaatatttaaactttgccAATGTATCAGCTTGATGAATATCTGCTGATGAGtacacaaataaatcataaaatatgggTTAAcgtcattgtaaattttgtctttaaaaaaaaaaaaaaaaaaaaaaaaaaccctgcctgcctcatcaaattttcaaaattttggcccgagaaactaatgattaattttttttggccttaataataatattgtatttgaGACACAAATGCCAACCCCCTCCCCTCTTTCAATTCGAAATACATATGTAAAGATTATCCTCACACCAGGGCAAACTTTTGTGAGTTGGGCCATGTCCAAagaatgtatatgtatgtacagCTAACGGTGGatttcaacaaaacatattacaAGTAATTCAGTCTCTCACAGAAAGACATTATTTGTACCATTTATATAGTAGTATTTACCTGGAAGAATATACAATATGGTCATTTATGGTACCTCACAATACCAAGACATGTTTTTAAAGACACtatgtcacaagatggcgattaaaatgttttgttaaactgtttgtatcactCAAATCAGTTGTCTATCATCATAGCTCAGCAGTTAAAATATCGGACTTGTGAACTGCAGATCAAAAGTTTGAATccgcctggggcttttgtttatatttattaaatcattttttaaaaataatacatgtacttctaacatgtatatccaatttttttttcacctatttaGGTCATATACTTCTTATTCATCATgctatctttcataatcaagtaattttctgctggtTTGAGAAACTGAGCCAccttaaaatcatatattttgtcATTCTGCCAGAACATGTACCGGTAAATATCTGGACAAGGCTGAACTTTCTGGGTATTGGAGGGATAGGCACTTTGTCTACATCAATACTGAAGTCCTCTTCTTTTTCCGATGGCTCTGTTGCTTCACTTGAGTCCTTTTTCTCTTCCTTTTGAGCCTTTGCCTTTTTCCCCTCTATTATGTTTGCCATGTTTTGGTAGATTTCCTTCTTCCTCTCTGCTCGAAACAGATCCACCTGTCCCAGATAACATCATATTGTGATAAGTACAAAGAAATCCATTATATCAAGGTTAATGAGTCATGTTTATAGAACcaaattatcaaaatgatatGTAGGGCCCAGGAGATTGTGTTGTTGTTTAAGTTGGGATTGGTAGACATTATTCACTAGAGATAGCACCTGTGATTGGTAGCTGGCTTCCCTGTACTCAATAAACTCCTCCCGTTCCTTTTCACTAGGTTCCTTTAATCCAGTAGCATCATTCAGAAGCAATATTGCACCTATTTATAATTTTGCATGCATTACAAactcataatacatgtacaaattacaCAGTCTTGAGTGCCTTTGGATAACACTGATGTTACTCTTTCTGAATATTCAAAATAACAAGTTCATTATGCTTGAGTTTTCATACACttcattcaattaaattttttattctaattcatttgaattttaaacaatttctacAAAAATTACCTATTTATGATTTCATGTACCTTTTTCAAGCAAGAGAGTAACTTCTTCTTTAGAAAGTTGAAGGGGTAAACCAAGATGGTTGTTTTGTCTGGGTAGTCGAGGCAAGCATCCAATCAGACACCCAACAATCCTCCACTCCTCTCGTATTTTGACAGC carries:
- the LOC128183544 gene encoding tRNA-splicing endonuclease subunit Sen34-like: MCNMSATKPIKVYLQNDKPLIWSSTDAVKIREEWRIVGCLIGCLPRLPRQNNHLGLPLQLSKEEVTLLLEKGAILLLNDATGLKEPSEKEREEFIEYREASYQSQVDLFRAERKKEIYQNMANIIEGKKAKAQKEEKKDSSEATEPSEKEEDFSIDVDKVPIPPIPRKFSLVQIFTESPYRLDQEIPAEWSHPESKQEQLRYHVYRDLWNQGFFLSNGSKFGGDFLVYPGDPSRYHSHYIVICIPHDKPMSALDIVRMGRLGSNVRKTVLMCSQDCNQRISYISLQWSGIS